A single window of Streptomyces sp. NBC_00464 DNA harbors:
- a CDS encoding SPFH domain-containing protein encodes MADITRRFGWRHLRSAPTAHIRHHKRGRLAHDGAGLSFWFRSLSAALSEVPVNDRELAMAFHARTADFQDVTVQATVTYRISDPAEAAARLDFSVDPDTGAWRGAPLEQIATLLTETAQQHTLDVLARTPLAAALVDGVAAVRERVASGLADEPRLPATGIDVVAVRVVAIRPEAEVERALRTPAREQIQQEADRATYERRAVAVERERTIAENELASQIELARREEQLVEQRGTNTRREAEEHAAADGVRAEAEAARTVRLARAEAEAAREVGAARAESQAAWLRVHGEVEAATLHALAATRLAENLPRIDSLTLSPDVLTGLLTKLGRTAPETRA; translated from the coding sequence ATGGCCGACATCACCCGGCGCTTCGGCTGGCGCCATCTGCGCTCAGCGCCCACCGCCCACATCCGCCACCACAAGCGCGGCCGGCTCGCCCACGACGGGGCGGGGCTGAGCTTCTGGTTCCGGTCGCTGAGCGCCGCGCTCTCCGAGGTGCCGGTCAACGACCGCGAGCTGGCCATGGCGTTCCACGCGCGCACGGCCGACTTCCAGGACGTCACCGTGCAGGCCACCGTCACGTACCGGATCAGCGATCCGGCCGAGGCGGCCGCGCGCCTCGACTTCTCCGTCGACCCCGACACCGGCGCCTGGCGCGGCGCCCCGCTGGAGCAGATCGCGACACTGCTGACCGAGACGGCCCAGCAGCACACCCTGGACGTCCTGGCCCGCACCCCGCTGGCCGCCGCACTGGTGGACGGTGTCGCCGCGGTACGCGAACGGGTGGCGTCCGGACTCGCCGACGAGCCCAGGCTGCCCGCCACCGGCATCGACGTGGTGGCGGTGCGCGTCGTCGCCATCCGCCCCGAGGCCGAGGTGGAACGGGCCCTGCGCACCCCCGCCCGCGAACAGATCCAGCAGGAGGCCGACCGGGCCACCTACGAGCGCCGGGCGGTGGCCGTCGAGCGCGAGCGGACGATCGCCGAGAACGAGCTGGCCAGCCAGATCGAGCTCGCCCGGCGCGAGGAGCAACTGGTCGAGCAGCGCGGCACCAACACCCGCCGCGAGGCGGAGGAGCACGCGGCCGCCGACGGGGTGCGCGCCGAGGCGGAGGCGGCGCGCACGGTGCGCCTCGCCCGCGCCGAGGCCGAGGCGGCCCGTGAGGTCGGCGCGGCCCGTGCCGAGTCGCAGGCGGCCTGGCTGCGGGTGCACGGCGAGGTGGAGGCCGCGACCCTGCACGCGCTGGCCGCGACCCGGCTCGCCGAGAACCTGCCGCGCATCGACAGCCTCACCCTCTCCCCCGACGTCCTCACCGGCCTGCTCACCAAGCTCGGCCGGACCGCGCCGGAGACCCGGGCGTGA
- a CDS encoding nucleotide triphosphate diphosphatase NUDT15 produces the protein MDSAETPQVPARNSRPPQAQAALGVGVLVQDGQGRILLGRHHSGTWELPGGKVDPTHESIAAAAVRELREETGLEAAEHEVRVFAMLHDVIHGINRVTMAALVTVGDGAAQVTEPHLISTWQWIRPEELPTPLFDPSAQILAAWRPDLGIVHPPAHRLDIMTESAQA, from the coding sequence ATGGACAGCGCCGAGACGCCCCAGGTCCCCGCCCGCAACTCCCGTCCGCCCCAGGCCCAGGCGGCGCTGGGTGTAGGCGTGCTCGTGCAGGACGGGCAGGGGCGGATCCTGCTCGGCCGGCATCACAGCGGCACCTGGGAGCTGCCCGGCGGCAAGGTCGATCCGACGCATGAGTCGATCGCGGCGGCGGCGGTGCGTGAGCTCCGGGAGGAGACGGGGCTGGAGGCCGCCGAGCACGAGGTGCGCGTCTTCGCGATGCTGCACGACGTGATCCACGGGATCAACCGGGTGACGATGGCCGCGCTGGTCACCGTCGGGGACGGCGCCGCGCAGGTGACCGAACCCCATCTCATCAGCACCTGGCAGTGGATCCGGCCCGAGGAGCTGCCGACGCCGCTCTTCGACCCCTCGGCACAGATCCTCGCGGCCTGGCGCCCCGATCTCGGCATCGTGCACCCGCCCGCGCACCGGCTGGACATCATGACCGAGAGCGCACAGGCATAG
- a CDS encoding FBP domain-containing protein translates to MKAVTEQDIRTSFVNCSKGEAGRLPLPRDLDELPWDDLDFLGWRDLSAPGRSYIVTEREGGLTGITLRFPSQQRGFLHRSMCSLCLTTHPGSGVSLMTARKAGPAGRDGNSVGLYMCTDLACSLYVRGKKAVASGARFKESLTLEEQIDRTTGNLAAFVDKLFG, encoded by the coding sequence ATGAAGGCCGTGACCGAGCAGGACATCCGCACATCGTTCGTCAACTGCTCCAAGGGAGAAGCGGGGCGGCTGCCGCTGCCCCGCGATCTCGACGAGCTCCCGTGGGACGATCTCGACTTCCTCGGCTGGCGTGACCTCTCCGCCCCGGGGCGCAGCTACATCGTCACCGAGCGCGAGGGCGGGCTGACCGGGATCACGCTGCGCTTCCCCTCCCAGCAGCGCGGATTCCTTCACCGGAGCATGTGCTCGCTCTGTCTGACCACGCACCCGGGCAGCGGGGTGTCGCTGATGACCGCCCGCAAGGCCGGCCCGGCGGGGCGGGACGGCAATTCGGTCGGGCTGTACATGTGCACCGACCTGGCCTGCTCGCTCTATGTGCGGGGGAAGAAGGCCGTGGCCTCGGGTGCCCGCTTCAAGGAGTCGCTGACCCTGGAGGAGCAGATCGACCGCACGACGGGCAATCTCGCCGCGTTCGTCGACAAGCTCTTCGGCTGA
- a CDS encoding beta-galactosidase — MTNHPQRPHALWRRAVVGGLATGLVLSLASPLPASAHPTGRAVQAARATVTHPFPGNDGRSHTVAWDEKSLKVDGERLVVWSGEFHYWRLPSPDQWRDVLQKLKASGFNAVSLYFFWGYHSSEPGSYDFTGVRDIDRLLTMAEEEGLYVIARPGPYINAEVSMGGLPPYMSTHGGEERTADPQNLAADLEWLKAVNAIIGRHQITDGGGSVIAYQVENEQIDNSAKHIDYIEKLQSAVVEQGITVPLFHNDYGNGHGWNVPGGPGGSKLDLYAFDTYPLGFDCAGGRGRLSDYETRVRGYSPGTPVFIAEGQGGAFTAWGRDFQTNKCAEFTDAAFTRQFAVNNLANGATLFNSYMEYGGTNWGWTGDPGSGFTSYDYGAAIAENRAITPKLAVQKEFGYLQNAVKPIASAQAVTAPPVTVTGGGAVKAQQRLSTEKSDDTSVSGNGMRLITLRHPDSNDTSTSRVTFPLDLATPPAPPEDPSYRWNDSDTGALKFTGSWERAAGQSWTGGDFEDDETFSSAAGDSVEATFDGPTVRWIGPDSSNHGTADVYIDGVKKATVDSYAASPAFQRVLYEANDLGAGSHTLKIVVTGEKGTAASQGTFVSVDAIDTSPSTQPVGDAAYPRVPQKPGTAITVDGRDAAPLVADYAFGPHRLVYSTSQVLTRLNAGRDLLALDGAKGTDGETVLRYAQKPEVTTLDGAPVETTWDPERGDLRINYVHDGTRTVRISGGGRAALTIVISDRDGVADTWQLDAGSSDVLVLGPELARTARVGGSRLELTGDTRRAGKLRVFAPTGVNVLTWNNRVLPTTTDAAGALVADLPGPADVSLPALSTWRTAESDPERTAAFDDSGWTAADRTTAANPLHGPGAVSGVVLDTDEYGFHEGDTWYRGHYTPATAGSTVKVTVKTGTAGHALVWLNGRYLGAQGDGTATHSVPAGLVEPGKPAVLAVLVRNMGQYEDWSSDGRSKGGRGLADVDIAGAGKVDWRIQGALGGPKPADTARGLYNNGGLYGERMGWHLPGAPDTSWARTGAFKSARAGVRWYRITARLNLPKDADTAVGLRIDDDSAKADKYRVQIFVNGWNTGQYVNNVGPQKEFVIPSGFLKPQGDNTIALAVTAEQSGLGPDSVALVNQGTVLGGVAGRQNAAPDYAAVHSKRTAR, encoded by the coding sequence ATGACGAACCACCCCCAACGGCCGCACGCCTTATGGCGCCGCGCCGTCGTCGGCGGCCTGGCCACCGGCCTCGTGCTGTCCCTCGCCTCACCCCTGCCGGCCTCCGCGCATCCCACCGGCCGGGCCGTCCAGGCGGCCCGCGCGACCGTCACCCACCCCTTCCCCGGCAACGACGGCCGTTCCCACACCGTCGCCTGGGACGAGAAGTCGCTCAAGGTCGACGGCGAGCGGCTGGTCGTGTGGTCCGGCGAGTTCCACTACTGGCGGCTGCCGAGCCCCGACCAGTGGCGCGACGTCCTGCAGAAGCTGAAGGCTTCGGGCTTCAACGCCGTGTCGCTGTACTTCTTCTGGGGCTACCACTCCAGTGAGCCGGGCTCGTACGACTTCACCGGCGTACGCGACATCGACCGGCTCCTGACCATGGCCGAGGAGGAGGGCCTCTACGTCATCGCCCGCCCCGGCCCGTACATCAACGCCGAGGTGAGCATGGGCGGTCTGCCGCCGTACATGAGCACGCACGGGGGCGAGGAGCGCACGGCCGACCCGCAGAATCTGGCGGCCGACCTGGAGTGGCTGAAGGCAGTCAACGCCATCATCGGCAGGCACCAGATCACCGACGGCGGCGGCAGCGTCATCGCCTACCAGGTCGAGAACGAACAGATCGACAACTCGGCCAAGCACATCGACTACATCGAGAAGCTGCAGAGCGCCGTCGTCGAACAGGGCATCACCGTCCCGCTGTTCCACAACGACTACGGAAACGGCCACGGCTGGAACGTGCCGGGCGGGCCCGGTGGCTCGAAGCTGGACCTCTACGCCTTCGACACGTACCCGCTGGGCTTCGACTGCGCCGGCGGCCGGGGCCGGCTGAGCGACTACGAGACCCGGGTCCGCGGCTACTCGCCCGGCACGCCGGTCTTCATCGCCGAGGGGCAGGGCGGCGCGTTCACCGCCTGGGGCCGCGACTTCCAGACGAACAAGTGCGCCGAGTTCACGGACGCCGCGTTCACCCGTCAGTTCGCCGTGAACAACCTCGCCAACGGCGCCACCCTTTTCAACTCCTATATGGAGTACGGCGGCACCAACTGGGGCTGGACCGGCGACCCCGGCTCCGGATTCACCTCCTACGACTACGGGGCGGCGATCGCCGAGAACCGCGCGATCACCCCGAAGCTCGCCGTCCAGAAGGAGTTCGGCTACCTGCAGAACGCCGTGAAGCCGATCGCCTCCGCCCAGGCCGTCACCGCCCCGCCGGTCACGGTCACGGGCGGCGGTGCCGTCAAGGCCCAGCAGCGTCTGTCCACCGAGAAGTCGGACGACACCTCCGTCTCGGGCAACGGCATGCGGCTGATCACGCTGCGCCATCCCGACTCCAACGACACATCGACCAGCCGTGTCACCTTCCCCCTCGACCTGGCCACCCCTCCCGCTCCGCCGGAGGATCCCTCGTACCGCTGGAACGATTCGGACACCGGTGCGCTGAAGTTCACCGGCTCCTGGGAGCGCGCCGCCGGCCAGTCGTGGACCGGCGGGGACTTCGAGGACGACGAGACGTTCTCCTCGGCGGCCGGTGACAGCGTCGAAGCCACCTTCGACGGACCGACCGTGCGCTGGATCGGCCCGGACTCCTCCAACCACGGCACCGCGGACGTGTACATCGACGGCGTCAAGAAGGCGACGGTCGACAGCTACGCCGCGTCACCCGCCTTCCAGCGGGTCCTGTACGAGGCGAACGACCTCGGCGCCGGCTCGCACACGCTCAAGATCGTCGTCACCGGAGAGAAGGGCACGGCCGCCTCGCAGGGAACGTTCGTCTCCGTCGACGCCATCGACACGAGCCCGAGCACGCAGCCCGTCGGGGATGCGGCCTACCCGCGCGTCCCGCAGAAGCCGGGCACCGCGATCACCGTGGACGGGCGCGACGCCGCCCCCCTCGTCGCGGACTACGCCTTCGGACCGCACCGCCTCGTCTACTCCACCTCGCAGGTGCTCACCCGGCTGAACGCCGGACGCGATCTGCTCGCCCTCGACGGTGCGAAGGGTACGGACGGCGAGACCGTCCTGCGCTACGCGCAGAAGCCCGAGGTCACCACCCTGGACGGGGCGCCGGTGGAGACCACCTGGGACCCGGAGCGGGGGGACCTGCGGATCAACTACGTGCACGACGGCACCCGGACGGTGCGGATCTCCGGCGGTGGTCGCGCCGCACTCACGATCGTGATCTCCGACAGGGACGGCGTCGCGGACACCTGGCAGCTCGACGCCGGGAGCAGCGACGTGCTGGTCCTGGGACCGGAACTCGCACGGACGGCCCGAGTCGGCGGATCCCGGCTCGAACTGACCGGTGACACCCGCCGGGCCGGGAAGCTGAGGGTCTTCGCGCCCACCGGCGTGAATGTCCTCACCTGGAACAACCGCGTCCTGCCGACGACCACGGACGCGGCAGGAGCGCTGGTCGCCGATCTGCCCGGCCCCGCGGACGTGTCGCTGCCGGCGCTGAGCACGTGGCGCACCGCCGAGTCCGATCCCGAACGGACGGCAGCGTTCGACGACTCGGGCTGGACGGCGGCGGACCGGACCACGGCCGCCAACCCGCTCCATGGCCCCGGGGCGGTATCCGGCGTCGTGCTGGACACGGACGAGTACGGATTCCACGAGGGCGACACCTGGTACCGCGGCCACTACACACCGGCCACCGCCGGCAGCACGGTGAAGGTCACGGTGAAGACCGGCACCGCCGGCCATGCCCTGGTCTGGCTGAACGGCCGTTACCTCGGCGCCCAGGGCGACGGCACCGCCACCCACTCGGTCCCGGCAGGGCTCGTCGAGCCGGGCAAACCCGCCGTACTGGCGGTCCTGGTACGGAACATGGGCCAGTACGAGGACTGGAGCTCCGACGGCCGCTCCAAGGGCGGCCGGGGTCTGGCCGACGTCGACATAGCCGGAGCGGGCAAGGTCGACTGGCGGATCCAGGGCGCCCTCGGCGGTCCGAAGCCCGCGGACACCGCGCGCGGTCTCTACAACAACGGAGGGCTGTACGGGGAGCGCATGGGCTGGCACCTGCCGGGCGCACCGGACACCTCCTGGGCGCGCACCGGCGCGTTCAAGAGTGCCCGTGCGGGCGTGCGGTGGTACCGCATCACCGCCCGGCTGAACCTGCCCAAGGACGCGGACACGGCGGTCGGTCTGCGGATCGACGACGACAGTGCCAAGGCGGACAAGTACCGCGTCCAGATCTTCGTCAACGGCTGGAACACCGGCCAGTACGTCAACAACGTCGGTCCGCAGAAGGAGTTCGTCATCCCCTCCGGATTCCTGAAGCCGCAGGGCGACAACACCATCGCGCTGGCGGTCACCGCTGAACAGAGCGGCCTCGGACCCGACTCGGTCGCGTTGGTGAACCAGGGAACCGTGCTGGGAGGAGTCGCGGGCCGGCAGAACGCGGCGCCGGACTACGCGGCGGTGCACAGCAAGCGCACGGCGCGGTAG